One genomic region from Eremothecium gossypii ATCC 10895 chromosome I, complete sequence encodes:
- the SHE3 gene encoding She3p (Syntenic homolog of Saccharomyces cerevisiae YBR130C (SHE3)) has protein sequence MAATNAVEAGYGGAAENGGCAEGLLGSPMRFSPSSKLKVNHGHFMANINNNAGPGKGGTAAGGTSPTREASYANVSGSGKVIENLHQQVDALTSTNLQLTKQSNQLLEKLEGCNAREAKYLETISSLKHENENLNSMLNRKTRRVKDLDMELVQLRTSHEEATASHNQLKYQLENKFAHETELEQQCQLLQAQYDAVVDAQRRYREHYQKEIEELREALEALKKDNDKFLGEHMARLTRSQLDIDKSMSDYNGKFHRMELSQKEAVIELNEKYDRMRADLDVDGWIVLYKQMRDIAFDYAKQLDLSLPKEFAELHGEDGYYAKMLDEDRQSSPVSTSSTAVEPMSQPSPSMSAQTLSPPPLRVPKNRTPITKRSSFYGNTMPGANISLTSATGLLPGVKRTGSIRSFHGRAPSEGLSDTPTIFTASRNASPMEFPQRSALTSAASANATVRHSSVPRHRRNQSSQVGNNK, from the coding sequence ATGGCGGCAACGAACGCGGTTGAGGCCGGGtacggcggcgcggcggagaACGGCGGGTGTGCGGAGGGGCTGCTGGGGTCGCCGATGCGGTTTTCGCCGTCGTCGAAGCTGAAGGTGAACCACGGGCACTTTATGGCGAACATTAACAACAACGCGGGGCCTGGCAAGGGCGGGACGGCCGCGGGCGGGACGAGCCCGACGCGGGAGGCGTCGTACGCGAACGTGTCGGGGTCCGGGAAGGTGATCGAGAACCTCCACCAGCAGGTGGACGCGTTGACGAGCACGAACCTCCAGCTTACGAAGCAGTCGAACCAGTTGCTCGAGAAGTTGGAGGGGTGTAACGCGCGGGAGGCGAAGTACTTAGAGACGATATCGAGTTTGAAGCACGAGAATGAGAACTTGAACTCGATGCTCAACCGCAAGACACGCCGCGTCAAGGACCTCGATATGGAGCTTGTGCAGCTCCGGACGTCTCACGAGGAGGCCACGGCGTCGCACAACCAGCTAAAGTACCAGCTTGAGAACAAGTTTGCGCACGAGACAGAGTTGGAACAGCAGTGCCAGTTGCTGCAGGCACAGTACGACGCTGTTGTCGATGCGCAGCGGCGGTACCGCGAGCACTACCAGAAGGAGATAGAGGAGTTGCGGGAAGCACTCGAGGCCTTGAAGAAGGACAACGACAAATTTTTGGGCGAGCACATGGCCAGGCTGACCCGCAGCCAGCTCGACATAGACAAGAGTATGAGCGACTACAACGGTAAGTTCCACAGGATGGAATTATCACAGAAAGAGGCAGTTATTGAATTGAACGAGAAATATGATAGAATGAGAGCTGACTTAGACGTTGACGGGTGGATTGTGCTTTACAAGCAGATGAGGGACATAGCGTTTGACTATGCGAAACAGCTAGATCTGAGCTTGCCAAAGGAGTTTGCTGAGTTGCATGGCGAAGATGGGTACTACGCTAAGATGCTAGATGAGGACAGGCAATCCTCCCCTGTCAGTACTAGCTCTACCGCTGTGGAACCAATGTCGCAGCCCTCTCCCTCGATGAGTGCGCAGACTCTCTCTCCGCCACCACTGAGAGTTCCCAAAAACAGGACGCCGATTACAAAACGCAGCAGCTTTTACGGTAACACTATGCCTGGTGCCAACATTTCGTTGACTTCTGCGACTGGTCTCCTACCTGGCGTGAAGCGGACTGGCTCCATCAGAAGTTTCCATGGGAGGGCGCCCTCTGAGGGACTCTCTGACACCCCAACCATATTCACTGCATCCCGCAATGCATCCCCCATGGAATTCCCTCAAAGAAGTGCATTAACCTCGGCTGCGTCTGCGAACGCGACGGTAAGGCATTCTTCTGTTCCAAGGCACAGAAGGAACCAGTCTTCACAGGTCGGAAACAATAAGTAG
- the ATG15 gene encoding triglyceride lipase ATG15 (Syntenic homolog of Saccharomyces cerevisiae YCR068W (ATG15)), translating into MVADFDSGWYEGAGDELGQGARNGVLRERLGGNEKAQVVRSRRKAVAWNVLMVLGLILYVLYSACFAQARQWWRTNGMARGSQAGRFQLVQVHHHGVGAEHATHLVLDVDAEFRKEAAAEYSVFALHGEGQELWPEAGRRRAANPFEYAYALREERATVVRAQQQVPEFMEPYLDFALERPDLAEQIKMDWGYENMFVPNITDKETVISLALMSSNAYVRLPNTGNWRNVTSWNSSVEGDQIHLGWDENGLRAHVFANEDRSVVVLALKGTSSQVLPGSGDDDETSANDKLNDNLLFSCCCARVSYLWTTVCDCYIKSYTCEESCLESELRRKDRYYQAGLDMYKQVLAEFPDASIWLTGHSLGGALASLVARTYGVPAVTFEAPGELLATQRLHLPQPPGLPNQLDTVWHFGHTADPIFMGTCNGASSACSIAGYAMETSCHSGKSCVYDVVNDRGWRVNLLHHRIHTVIDKILDDYDAVAACVPPDICHDCYNWNYVRWRDGTTSPMPSSVASKPTPTPTSPGSPSSTCKGRNWFGYCTEYA; encoded by the coding sequence ATGGTAGCCGATTTCGATAGTGGCTGGTACGAGGGTGCTGGCGATGAACTCGGCCAAGGCGCACGGAATGGTGTGCTGCGGGAGCGGCTGGGAGGAAACGAGAAAGCGCAGGTTGTTCGCAGCCGAAGGAAAGCTGTCGCATGGAACGTTCTGATGGTGCTGGGGCTCATACTGTACGTGCTGTACTCTGCATGCTTCGCGCAGGCGCGACAATGGTGGCGGACCAACGGCATGGCGCGCGGGAGCCAGGCGGGGCGGTTCCAGCTGGTTCAGGTGCATCACCATGGGGTTGGCGCAGAACACGCGACGCACCTGGTGCTGGACGTGGATGCGGAGTTCCGCAaggaggcggcggccgaGTACAGCGTGTTCGCGCTGCACGGGGAGGGGCAGGAGCTGTGGCCGGAGgccgggcggcggcgcgcggccaACCCGTTCGAGTATGCGTACGCGCTGCGCGAAGAACGCGCGACGGTggtgcgcgcgcagcagcaagtGCCCGAGTTCATGGAGCCGTACCTGGATTTTGCGCTAGAGCGGCCGGACCTGGCAGAGCAGATAAAGATGGACTGGGGGTACGAGAACATGTTTGTACCGAACATCACGGACAAGGAGACAGTGATCTCGCTGGCGCTGATGTCGTCGAACGCATACGTGCGGTTGCCGAACACCGGCAATTGGCGCAATGTGACCAGCTGGAACAGCTCGGTGGAGGGCGACCAGATACACCTGGGCTGGGACGAGAACGGGCTGCGAGCGCACGTCTTCGCGAACGAGGACCGCTCCGTGGTGGTCCTGGCGCTCAAGGGCACCAGCAGTCAGGTGCTGCCGGGGTCCGGGGATGACGACGAGACCAGCGCCAATGACAAGCTCAACGACAATCTGCTCTTCtcgtgctgctgcgcgcgcgtcAGCTACCTGTGGACCACGGTCTGCGACTGCTACATCAAGTCATACACATGCGAGGAGTCGTGCCTCGAGTCGGAGCTGCGTCGCAAGGACCGCTACTATCAGGCGGGCCTCGACATGTACAAGCAAGTGCTGGCCGAGTTCCCCGACGCGTCTATTTGGCTGACGGGCCACTCGCTCGGCGGGGCCCTTGCCAGCCTGGTCGCGCGTACCTACGGCGTCCCCGCCGTGACATTTGAGGCGCCCGGCGAGCTCCTCGCCACGCAGCGCCTTCACCTGCCGCAGCCCCCCGGCCTGCCCAACCAGCTGGACACGGTCTGGCACTTCGGCCACACGGCCGACCCGATCTTTATGGGCACATGCAACGGGGCCAGCTCCGCCTGCTCCATCGCGGGCTACGCCATGGAGACGAGCTGCCACTCGGGCAAGAGCTGCGTGTACGACGTCGTTAACGACCGTGGCTGGCGCGTGAACTTGCTGCACCACCGCATACACACCGTAATAGACAAGATCCTCGACGACTACGACGCCGTGGCGGCATGCGTTCCGCCAGACATATGTCACGATTGCTATAACTGGAACTACGTGCGTTGGCGCGACGGCACCACATCCCCCATGCCGTCCAGCGTCGCCAGCAAACCCACCCCGACCCCCACCAGCCCGGGGAGCCCATCCTCGACGTGTAAAGGGCGGAACTGGTTTGGCTACTGTACCGAGTATGCGTGA
- the CCZ1 gene encoding Ccz1p (Syntenic homolog of Saccharomyces cerevisiae YBR131W (CCZ1)) → MDFIAVYNPAVYAKEADSEAWRQLLLYHSFKEDAEEPTPQNEKLSLIGMIQGIWQFAHNFSEPETRGSVRYVDTQLERRRVIAVEVEDGHFMAFGVEDGKRYGCEYYVRELLQSYHVFRLHCGSMSEFADRGELTDRLNEHVVGYWQALKLVPEAIYASTLASVCWHDGYKVSELELRDRAWESYIKNEILLDSESFLGLKDMCIYKLPRDGRRSAAEYGLLRSFAPEFLSLPELSNWVYHLDRLFETALSSHVLAGHVRLSIGGDEQEEEGELRHDSQPASDVGARMWRNVTMPISMTYDTMSEVGNLTGINTLMSGLNSLTSGFSSMTSRLVRRADRQNSDTASLSLHVDHGFLISPLALEALPESYRYRRFQLRFSTDEPQWYRLLFWYYKDYLCIFIFHENFDKIWDPDYLQAIDAKLYDAMLQLEGSVVTEDNKPGRFAYGVFNKTTKRIECSLPLLRFSDKRSDEKSRQPLKMVVAGIDETLQFLTAGTFATNMATSRTNDEHMGPSATNTLRMPEPTDAPSSSWTLDITKLNLFQGLNENLRLEKMADTDSGTFLDSLSSEKLLQLNVELCRLYTGIRRSEYNKAGIQEEQLLRLNNGILFYISTSPTEDVLILKNWFMDDKYTKAENKRSTSASLLHSLGGDVRRWWNARTNREQ, encoded by the coding sequence ATGGACTTCATAGCGGTTTACAACCCCGCTGTGTATGCGAAAGAGGCAGATTCGGAAGCGTGGCGACAGCTATTACTGTACCATTCGTTTAAAGAGGACGCAGAGGAACCAACGCCGCAGAATGAAAAGCTGTCGCTCATTGGCATGATACAGGGTATATGGCAGTTTGCGCACAACTTCAGCGAGCCGGAAACGCGGGGTAGCGTGCGATACGTGGACACACAGCTGGAGCGGCGGCGTGTGATTGCggtggaggtggaggaCGGCCACTTCATGGCGTTTGGGGTGGAGGACGGCAAGCGGTACGGGTGCGAGTACTACgtgcgcgagctgctgcaaAGCTATCATGTGTTCCGGCTGCACTGCGGGTCAATGTCGGAGTTTGCGGACCGCGGCGAGCTGACGGACCGCCTGAATGAGCACGTCGTCGGATACTGGCAGGCGCTGAAGCTGGTGCCGGAGGCGATATACGCGTCCACGCTGGCCAGTGTGTGCTGGCACGATGGGTACAAGGTGAgcgagctggagctgcGCGACAGGGCGTGGGAGTCATACATCAAGAACGAGATCCTGCTGGATAGTGAGTCGTTTTTGGGGCTGAAGGACATGTGCATTTACAAGCTGCCCCGCGacgggcggcggagcgCGGCGGAATACGGGCTTCTGCGCAGCTTTGCTCCTGAATTTCTGTCACTGCCGGAGCTGTCGAACTGGGTTTACCACTTGGACCGCTTGTTTGAGACCGCGCTGTCATCGCACGTGCTGGCGGGGCATGTCCGTCTGTCAATTGGGGGCGACGAGCAGGAGGAAGAAGGGGAGCTGCGCCACGACAGCCAACCGGCGTCGGATGTGGGCGCGCGGATGTGGCGGAACGTCACCATGCCCATATCGATGACCTACGATACGATGAGCGAAGTGGGTAACTTGACCGGCATCAACACGCTTATGAGCGGACTGAACAGTCTTACTTCCGGCTTTTCGTCAATGACTAGCAGGTTGGTCCGGCGCGCAGATCGGCAGAATTCAGACACCGCTTCCCTTTCTCTGCATGTAGACCATGGGTTCCTGATCTCGCCGCTGGCCCTGGAAGCTCTACCAGAAAGTTACCGCTACCGCCGCTTCCAGTTGCGATTCTCAACAGATGAACCTCAATGGTATAGACTACTGTTTTGGTACTATAAAGACTATTTGTGCATCTTTATATTTCACGAAAACTTTGACAAGATATGGGATCCCGATTACCTGCAGGCCATTGATGCAAAGCTTTACGATGCCATGTTGCAGCTGGAGGGCTCTGTCGTTACTGAGGACAATAAACCGGGGAGGTTTGCCTACGGTGTGTTTAACAAGACGACAAAAAGGATCGAATGTTCTCTGCCACTTTTGCGCTTTAGCGATAAACGTTCTGATGAAAAGAGCAGACAGCCGCTGAAGATGGTAGTTGCTGGGATTGATGAGACATTGCAATTTCTCACCGCCGGGACCTTTGCGACAAATATGGCTACTTCTCGCACAAACGACGAGCATATGGGCCCATCCGCTACCAATACTTTGAGAATGCCAGAACCTACAGATGCCCCAAGTAGTAGCTGGACGTTGGATATTACCAAACTTAATCTTTTTCAAGGTCTCAACGAGAACCTTCGACTTGAGAAGATGGCAGACACTGACTCTGGAACGTTCCTCGATAGCCTGAGCTCTGAGAAATTGTTACAGCTCAACGTCGAGTTATGCAGATTATACACGGGAATAAGGAGATCAGAATATAACAAGGCCGGTATTCAGGAAGAGCAGCTGCTGAGGTTGAATAACGGCATTCTCTTCTACATAAGCACGTCGCCAACAGAGGACGTGTTGATCCTAAAGAATTGGTTCATGGATGATAAATATACAAAGGCTGAAAACAAGAGAAGCACCAGTGCATCGCTGCTGCATAGTTTAGGTG
- the SRP54 gene encoding RNA-binding signal recognition particle subunit SRP54 (Syntenic homolog of Saccharomyces cerevisiae YPR088C (SRP54)): MVLADLGKRINAAVAQALNNDTDDYVAGVETMLKAIVTALLENDVNIKLVSSVRSNIKARLLADKSGRRMGQAQTKQLVQKTVFEELCALVDCQTAAYQPKKKKSNVVMFVGLQGAGKTTSCTKLAVYYSKRGFKVGLVCADTFRAGAFDQLKQNAIKAKIPFYGSYTETNPVRVAADGVAKFKKERFEIIIVDTSGRHHQEDALFQEMVEIAQEVKPNQTIMVLDASIGQAAEQQSRAFKEAADFGAIILTKMDGHAKGGGAISAVAATKTPVIFIGTGEHVHDFEKFSPKSFVSKLLGIGDIESLLEQFQTVSNKEDTKATMENIQQGRFTLLDFQKQMQTIMKMGPLSNLASMIPGMSGMMSGISEDETSRKMKKMVYVLDSMSREELESDGRVFIDEPARMLRVARGSGTSVFEVEMILMQQQMMARMAQGAKNMGGLPGMPAGPGMPRLSPQMMQHAQQQLRQNPSMMRNMMGMLGGGSGAAMPDMADMMRMMQDPQMQQMASQFGMGL; encoded by the coding sequence ATGGTGCTGGCAGACCTCGGGAAGCGCATAAATGCTGCGGTTGCGCAGGCTTTAAACAACGACACAGATGACTACGTTGCAGGCGTTGAGACCATGTTAAAAGCGATCGTGACAGCGCTGTTGGAGAACGACGTGAACATCAAGCTGGTATCGTCAGTGCGCAGCAATATCAAGGCACGGCTGCTGGCGGACAAAAGTGGACGGCGCATGGGCCAGGCACAGACCAAGCAGCTGGTACAGAAGACGGTGTTCGAGGAACTGTGTGCGCTGGTGGACTGCCAGACGGCTGCATACCAgcccaagaagaagaagagcaaCGTGGTGATGTTTGTGGGGCTGCAGGGTGCAGGTAAGACCACTTCGTGCACGAAGCTGGCGGTGTACTACTCTAAGCGCGGGTTCAAGGTGGGCCTGGTGTGTGCAGACACGTTTCGGGCAGGTGCGTTCGACCAGCTGAAACAGAATGCCATCAAAGCCAAGATCCCGTTCTATGGCTCGTACACAGAAACGAACCCCGTGCGCGTGGCCGCGGACGGCGTTGCGAAGTTCAAGAAGGAGCGGTTCGAGATCATCATCGTGGACACGTCCGGTaggcaccaccaggaggACGCGCTGTTCCAGGAAATGGTGGAAATCGCACAGGAAGTCAAGCCCAACCAAACGATCATGGTTCTGGACGCCTCGATCGGGCAGGCCGCGGAGCAGCAGTCGCGCGCCTTCAAGGAGGCCGCAGACTTCGGCGCCATCATCCTGACCAAGATGGACGGGCACGCCAAGGGCGGCGGTGCCATCTCCGCGGTGGCCGCCACGAAAACACCCGTGATCTTCATCGGCACAGGCGAGCACGTACACGACTTCGAGAAGTTCTCGCCGAAGTCGTTCGTGTCGAAGCTGCTCGGCATCGGCGACATCGagtcgctgctggagcagttCCAGACCGTCTCCAACAAGGAGGACACCAAGGCCACCATGGAGAACATCCAGCAGGGCCGCTTCACGCTGCTGGACTTTCAGAAGCAGATGCAGACCATCATGAAGATGGGCCCGCTGTCCAACCTCGCCAGCATGATCCCCGGCATGAGCGGCATGATGAGCGGCATCTCCGAGGACGAGACCAGCCGCaagatgaagaagatgGTCTACGTGCTCGACTCCATGTCCCGCGAGGAGCTCGAGTCGGACGGCCGCGTCTTCATCGACGAGCCCGCCCGCATGCTGCGCGTCGCCCGCGGCTCCGGCACCTCCGTCTTCGAGGTCGAGATGATCCTcatgcagcagcagatgATGGCCCGCATGGCCCAGGGCGCCAAGAACATGGGCGGCCTCCCTGGCATGCCCGCCGGCCCCGGCATGCCCCGCCTCTCGCCGCAGATGATGCAGCAcgcccagcagcagttGCGCCAGAACCCCTCCATGATGCGCAACATGATGGGCATGCTCGGCGGCGGCTCCGGCGCCGCCATGCCCGATATGGCCGACATGATGCGCATGATGCAGGACCCGCAGATGCAACAGATGGCCTCGCAGTTCGGCATGGGCCTCTGA
- the ZNG1 gene encoding GTP-dependent zinc transferase (Syntenic homolog of Saccharomyces cerevisiae YNR029C) — translation MPLKNFQYREDEDGELPPLVTGLEENIQELLSELKPDGGLNIVNERKIEQANKQHQGAGSQKKIPVTVITGYLGSGKSTLLEEITKRGSDMRIAVILNEFGDSSEIEKSLTIKNNGKAYEEWLDLGNGCLCCSLKDVGVKAIEAMVSRSPGKIDYIILETSGIADPVPIVKMFWQDEGLNSCIYIDGIVTVLDAEHVMTWLDEVAPPRQWRGDQVLMENQMTVAHLQLAMADAVVLNKIDRLEGLDDEIAVVEEKVRSINAVAPIYRTKFGDLEINKVLNLHAFGASDIPDAHVAYHDPRLSTVTLTCRPLRDKAELEWFEEHFLQALLWKDFGRGELTQGQEFEIHRTKALLLVGSEFKIVQGVRDTYEVLRGEPVPGVKQCKLVFIGVHLDKQYIQGIMESALNARIE, via the coding sequence ATGCCACTGAAAAACTTCCAATATAGGGAAGACGAGGATGGCGAGCTGCCACCGCTAGTTACTGGGTTGGAGGAAAACATACAGGAGCTTTTGTCAGAACTTAAGCCCGATGGAGGGTTGAATATAGTAAATGAACGCAAGATAGAACAAGCGAATAAGCAGCATCAAGGGGCTGGAAGTCAGAAGAAGATACCAGTAACCGTTATTACGGGCTACCTGGGTTCAGGCAAATCTacgctgctggaggagatAACAAAGCGAGGGTCTGACATGAGGATAGCAGTGATATTGAATGAATTCGGTGATTCGTCCGAGATTGAAAAGTCCCTAACAATCAAAAACAACGGGAAGGCGTACGAGGAATGGCTGGACCTGGGTAATGGGTGCCTATGTTGCAGTCTGAAGGACGTAGGGGTGAAGGCCATCGAGGCGATGGTTTCGCGGTCGCCAGGTAAAATCGACTACATCATACTTGAGACAAGCGGGATAGCGGACCCAGTGCCGATCGTGAAGATGTTCTGGCAGGATGAGGGTCTCAATAGCTGCATCTACATTGATGGGATTGTGACGGTGCTGGACGCAGAGCATGTGATGACATGGCTCGACGAGGTGGCCCCTCCGCGCCAATGGCGCGGCGACCAGGTGCTGATGGAAAACCAGATGACCGTGGCGCATCTGCAGCTGGCCATGGCGGACGCGGTGGTGCTGAATAAAATCGACCGGCTGGAAGGCCTTGATGACGAAATCGCTGTGGTGGAGGAAAAAGTGCGTAGCATTAATGCAGTCGCGCCCATCTATCGGACCAAGTTCGGCGATCTGGAGATAAACAAGGTACTGAATCTCCATGCTTTTGGTGCCTCTGACATTCCCGATGCCCACGTGGCTTACCATGATCCGCGGCTGTCCACGGTCACCTTGACCTGCCGGCCGCTGCGCGACAAGGCTGAGCTCGAGTGGTTCGAAGAACACTTTCTACAAGCTCTTCTTTGGAAGGACTTCGGCCGGGGTGAGCTGACACAGGGGCAGGAGTTCGAGATTCACCGCACCAAAGCCCTGCTCTTGGTCGGATCAGAATTCAAGATAGTACAGGGTGTGCGCGACACCTACGAAGTCTTGCGGGGCGAACCCGTACCCGGTGTGAAACAGTGCAAACTAGTCTTCATTGGCGTGCACCTGGACAAGCAATATATTCAGGGCATTATGGAATCAGCGCTCAATGCACGTATAGAGTAG
- the CPR4 gene encoding peptidylprolyl isomerase family protein CPR4 (Syntenic homolog of Saccharomyces cerevisiae YCR069W (CPR4) and YNR028W (CPR8)): protein MTVGNGKRLVALSWVVLFGVMSYFGVISAAQAKSVKMYPPNPPISQRVQMLLRYDGGEKQEELEIGIELYGSVVPDTVKNFREIAKGVKAKIKGTDQVLDITYKNTVFHRVVPEKYICGGKVLDYRFSIHGQTFKDENFDIKHDRPGRLAMVNDGPDSNHSQFYIVTSLEPLEENDGKNVVFGQVYDGLEELLEKVRHLPLDEQGKPTSNLKIVGIHVDDLSIQNMDELVALYKQSLVKYHAGDTSVGVPETAFLRKGAGENGAVISSFEYSKQRVVVFGLVFALLYIAAKRGRSYLASKANVVSVRNG, encoded by the coding sequence ATGACAGTAGGTAATGGGAAGCGCCTGGTTGCGCTATCCTGGGTGGTTCTATTTGGGGTCATGTCATATTTTGGGGTCATCTCGGCAGCACAGGCAAAATCGGTGAAGATGTACCCACCAAATCCCCCCATTTCGCAGCGCGTGCAGATGCTTTTGAGGTACGACGGCGGCGAAAAACAGGAAGAACTGGAGATCGGGATTGAACTGTACGGGTCGGTTGTGCCAGACACGGTAAAGAACTTCAGGGAGATAGCGAAGGGAGTCAAGGCAAAAATTAAGGGCACGGACCAGGTGCTGGACATCACGTACAAGAACACTGTATTCCACAGGGTGGTGCCGGAAAAGTACATCTGCGGCGGCAAAGTGCTGGACTACCGGTTTTCGATCCATGGTCAGACATTCAAAGATGAGAACTTCGATATAAAACACGACCGGCCGGGCAGACTGGCGATGGTTAACGACGGCCCGGACTCCAACCACTCGCAGTTCTATATAGTGACCTCGCTGGAGCCCCTAGAAGAAAACGACGGCAAGAACGTGGTCTTCGGGCAGGTGTACGACGGCCTTGAGGAGCTTCTTGAAAAGGTGCGGCACCTACCTCTTGACGAGCAGGGCAAGCCTACCAGCAACCTCAAGATCGTCGGGATTCACGTGGATGACCTAAGCATTCAGAACATGGATGAGCTGGTTGCCTTGTACAAGCAAAGCCTGGTCAAATACCACGCGGGCGACACCTCCGTCGGGGTTCCGGAGACTGCCTTTTTGCGTAAAGGTGCCGGAGAGAATGGTGCTGTCATCTCCAGTTTTGAGTATTCCAAGCAGAGAGTTGTGGTTTTCGGCCTGGTGTTTGCATTATTGTACATTGCCGCGAAGAGAGGGAGATCGTACCTAGCTTCAAAAGCCAACGTGGTGTCGGTTAGGAACGGCTAA
- the ALG12 gene encoding dolichyl-P-Man:Man(7)GlcNAc(2)-PP-dolichol alpha-1,6-mannosyltransferase (Syntenic homolog of Saccharomyces cerevisiae YNR030W (ALG12)), giving the protein MILLLDGAELILLAVLTHLAYSPYTKVEESFTIQAVHDILKYGISGISEYDHQAFPGAVPRTFVGALIIAGILKPLSWLFGLQGGNEVSSITGIAMQKWARAIVGCLNVLALFRMKRVVERKLTANDEPKKRNPLRHTGYWFVVFLSAQFHLMFYASRPLPNFVVCLPLAVTALSLAIEERYCFSIGLLSFTAVVFRLELGAMCIGLALAALVARKVSVMEIIRFGIIGSGVGLGLSATIDSYFWGRSCVPEMDAFVFNVIGGQSAKWGTEPLLAYFTRYLPRLFFPPMVTVFCIAGVRIASTPFRIVFAASLIHIMLLSLQPHKEWRFIIYSVPAITLLGSMGAAYLFSLANWRQANGFSMRILILISPLLMLMHSVLMSYISSMNYPGGYALSAFNKYVLDNNISNATVHLDVFTCMTGATLFGQLPDSYGIIYDKTEGDELLDAWSSFDYVITTDPNSSLPPVTGYKWERIQTTEAFDRFDLKTIPEIINSEVAKGFPILKDAILSADLQPVKAAFTDVIRCRDSVYTYKRVEN; this is encoded by the coding sequence ATGATATTACTGTTGGATGGCGCAGAGTTGATCCTGCTGGCAGTTCTGACGCACCTTGCATATTCGCCATACACTAAGGTCGAGGAATCGTTCACTATACAGGCTGTCCATGACATTCTGAAGTATGGGATAAGCGGCATATCCGAGTATGATCACCAGGCGTTTCCCGGCGCGgtgccaaggacgtttgTTGGAGCGCTGATCATTGCTGGCATTCTGAAACCACTCAGCTGGCTGTTCGGGCTACAGGGGGGCAACGAAGTTTCTAGCATCACCGGGATAGCTATGCAGAAATGGGCACGCGCAATTGTTGGCTGTTTGAATGTCTTGGCCCTGTTTCGGATGAAACGCGTGGTTGAGCGCAAGTTAACAGCGAACGATGAGCCCAAGAAACGCAACCCGCTACGCCACACGGGCTACTGGTTCGTGGTGTTCCTGTCGGCACAGTTCCACCTGATGTTCTACGCCTCGCGGCCATTGCCGAACTTCGTGGTCTGTTTACCATTGGCGGTCACAGCTCTGTCGCTCGCGATCGAGGAACGCTACTGCTTCTCGATCGGGCTGTTGTCGTTTACCGCAGTCGTGTTCCGCTTGGAATTAGGTGCGATGTGCATTGGGCTGGCGCTTGCAGCGCTGGTAGCCAGAAAAGTGTCCGTTATGGAGATTATACGCTTTGGCATTATAGGGTCTGGTGTGGGACTAGGCCTTTCGGCAACCATAGATTCGTACTTCTGGGGACGCTCATGCGTCCCGGAGATGGATGCATTTGTTTTTAACGTGATTGGTGGCCAGTCTGCGAAGTGGGGCACAGAGCCACTACTGGCGTATTTTACACGCTACTTACCGAGGCTCTTCTTTCCACCCATGGTGACCGTATTCTGCATCGCCGGGGTGAGGATAGCTAGTACCCCATTCCGCATAGTGTTTGCTGCGAGTTTGATACACATTATGCTTCTCTCGCTGCAGCCCCATAAGGAATGGCGATTCATCATATACTCTGTCCCAGCAATTACCTTGCTCGGCAGTATGGGCGCAGCGTACCTCTTCTCCCTCGCAAATTGGAGACAAGCCAATGGCTTTTCTATGCGGATCCTGATTTTGATTTCGCCATTGCTGATGTTAATGCACTCAGTGCTGATGTCCTATATATCCAGCATGAATTATCCTGGTGGATATGCGCTATCTGCATTCAACAAATATGTGCTGGACAATAATATCTCGAATGCGACCGTCCACCTAGATGTCTTCACTTGTATGACGGGTGCAACGCTGTTTGGACAGCTGCCGGACTCCTACGGGATCATATATGACAAGACTGAAGGTGATGAATTATTGGACGCATGGTCATCGTTCGATTATGTCATTACAACTGATCCCAACAGCTCACTGCCTCCTGTTACAGGCTACAAATGGGAGCGCATCCAAACTACTGAGGCCTTTGACCGCTTCGACCTTAAAACTATACCGGAAATAATCAACTCAGAAGTTGCTAAGGGATTCCCTATCTTAAAAGATGCAATACTCTCTGCAGACCTGCAACCTGTGAAGGCTGCGTTCACAGATGTGATCAGGTGCAGGGATTCAGTGTATACATATAAAAGAGTTGAGAATTAA